In one window of Verrucomicrobiales bacterium DNA:
- a CDS encoding transposase: MNAYAERFVRTVKESCLEDLILFGESSLREWVSQFVEHYHQERNHQGLENKIIRPEFAEFPAGGSVHRRKRLGGLFNYLSKGRMK, translated from the coding sequence TTGAATGCCTATGCGGAGCGATTTGTTCGTACCGTCAAAGAGTCGTGTTTGGAGGACCTGATCCTGTTTGGCGAATCGTCCTTGCGAGAATGGGTTTCTCAGTTCGTTGAACATTATCATCAGGAACGAAACCACCAGGGGCTCGAGAACAAGATCATCCGGCCTGAGTTTGCGGAGTTCCCAGCAGGAGGTTCGGTGCACCGTCGTAAGCGGCTCGGCGGCCTTTTTAATTACTTATCGAAAGGCCGCATGAAAAT